The genomic interval GCGGGCGTCGCGGGTCCGAGCGCGTCGAGCTGGTTCTGCACGCCCTTCACCTCGCCCTGACGCCGCTGCATCTCCTCCGCGAAGCGTTGCTGCCGGGCCTGCCGGGCCTCCTGCATCTGCTTGAACCGGTCCGAGCCGTCGAGCACCGCCTGCAGGTCGACCACGCCCACGCCCGCGGCAGGGGTGGCGCTGGAGCCGGCTTGAGCCACGACGGGCTGCGGCCGCAGCTGCAGGAGGCCGAGCGCCAAGACGGCCGCGGCCAGCAGGAGAGTGAGCGTCTTCATGCCGCCAAGGTAGCGGGCACGGCTTCGCGCAGCGGACCGGGCGGCACGCCGCCGAGCCCTCCGGGGGCCGGCCCCTCGGCCGCGGCGCCGGCGGCGGCGCTCACTGGAACGGGATGTCCAGCGTGAAGGAGATCAGCTCGTCCTCGTCGCCCTCCTCGTCGAGCAGCGGGACGGCGAAGTCGATCGCGAAGGGTGCTTGGCTGAGGAACGGGATGGCCATCCGGATGCCGGCCCCGACGCTCACGCGCCAGCGGCCCAGGTCGACGGAGGTGTCGATGGTGCCCTGGTCGGTGAAGACCACGCCGCGGAGGTAGCGGTCGACCAGCGGGAACTCGTACTGCAGCGTGGTCAGCAGGCTGAAGCGGCCGCCGACGGCGTCGTCGCCGACCTGGCCGGTGTCGTTGCGGACGCCGCGGGGGCCGATCCCGCGGAAGTCGAAGCCGCGGAAGCTGCGGCCGCCGGCGTAGAAGCGCTCGAAGACCGGCGCCTCGTTCTCCTGGAGGATGTAGCCGGCGTCGACGCCGAAGCTGACGATCGTCCGGCGGTCGAGGTAGTCCTGATCGACGGTCCAGAACTTGGTGAAGCCGGCACTGAGCCGCGTGAACTCGAAGCTGCCGCCGAGGGCGCCCACCTGGTCGACGCCGAACTCGGTGCGGCTGCCGCGGCTGGGGGTGAAGAAGCTGTCGGCGGTGGAGCGGGTGAAGCTCAGTCCCAGCGAGGTGAGGTCGTTGTCGCCCTCGACCGCGAAGACGTCGACGGGGGCGTCCTCCTCGATGTCGGCGATGCGGATGCTGTTGTAGCGCCCGACCACGGCGCCCGACCACACGTCGCCGAAGCGGCGGCCGACCCCCACGCTGCCGCCGCCGCGCCGCTCGTCGAACTCGCGGCGGTCGCGGTCGTTGAAGAAGGCCGACAGCGAGAGCGAGAAGTCGCTCTCGAGGAAGGCGGGGTCGCGCCAGCTCACGGCGTAGCTGGAGTTGCGGGCGCCGGGGCTGGCGGTGAGGTTGAAGGTCTGGCCGGCGCCCCGGAAGCTCTGGCCGGTGACGAAGTCGCCGAGGGAGGCGGGCGTGTCGGTGATGTCGAAGTTGCGCTGCGTGAGGTCGATCGCGCCGCCGAGGCCCAGGTCGGAGCTGACGTTCGCGCCGAAAGCGATCGACCCGGTGTTCCGCTCCTGCACCTCGATGAGCACGTCGCGGACCGCGTCCCCGGGCTCGCCGAGGATCGTGACTGTCGGCTGGGCGAAGAGGGCGGACTCGGAGAGCCGCCGCCGCGTCTCCTCGAGCCCGACGGCGTCGAAGCGGCGGCCGGGCGTGAGCCCGCGGGTCTCGCGGAGGACGACCCGGGTGCGCGTCAGGTTGTTGCCGCGGACGTCGACCTTGCCCACGACCGCGGGCTCGCCCGGGTCCACGCCCACCTCCAGCGCCACTTCCGGCCGCTGGGGATCGAAGCGACGCTCGACGCGGGCCTCGGCGTCGAGGTGGCCCAGCCGCCCGTAGAGCGCCTCGATCGCCGCACCCGATTCCACCGACTTCTTGACGCTGAACACCGAGCCGGGCTTGAGGCTCATCGCCAGCAGCAGCTGCTCCTCGGGGATCAGCAGCGGGCTTGCCGCCCCCGCGCCGCCAGCGGGCACGAACCGGACCGACTTCACCGTGTAGCGGGCGCCCTCCTCGACGAGAAACGTGACGACGGCCCGCTGCTGGTCGGGCGAGACGTCGATGCGCGAGCCGACCTGGGCGTCGAGGTGGCCGCGGTCGCGGAGATACTCCCGCACGCGGGCGGCGTCGAGCTCCACCAGGTCGCGGTCGAGGTTGCCCTGCCGCAGCACGGGGATGCGGGTCGGCTGCTTCACCTCCTTGCGGAGCTCGTCGTCGCTGAAGACCTCGTTGCCCTCGAAGGCGATGCCGTGCACCCGGAGCTTGGGGCCCTCGCGGATGGTCAGCACCAGCGTCCGGTCACGCCGCAACGCCTCGCGGTCGACGCTCACGTCGGCGACGAAGAAGCCGCGTTTCCGATACAGCTCGCCGATCTGCCGCACGGCCCGCTCGACGAGGAACTCGTCCGCCGGATCGCCGGCCCGCAGCGTGACCGCGCTGCGCAGCGTGAGGTCGTCGACCGCTTTGTTCCCGCGGATCTCCACCCCCTCCAGCAGCGGCTGCTCCTCCACGCGGTACACGAGCCGCACGCCGCCGGCCACCGGCTCGACCTCGGCGAACACCTTCCGGAAGCGGCCCAGCCGCGTGAGCCGGTCGATGTCGTCGTTGACGCGGGCGGCGTCGTAGGGGTCGCCGGGGCTCATCCGGACGGCGTTGCTCGCGAGCGTCTCGGAGACGGTCTCCAGGCCGGCGAAGCCGACCTCGACCACGGCGCGGTCCGTCCAGGCGTCGGCTGCCTCCTGGGCGAAGCCAGCGGGGGCCGGGGACGCGGCGAGCAGGGTGAGGCAGAGCGTGAGGCTCCCCGCGAGGCGGCCGGAGCGTCGGCCCGGGCCGGCGGCCCTGCCGCCCGGGGTGTCTGGGCGCTGGGCGCGTGCCGTCGGGTTCACAGTCGGCCGATGGTAATGGCGGGCCGGCGGGCGCGTCGCAGCGGCGGGCCACCCTCCCGCGGCCCGCGGGGGTCGCCGGGGGCGGCGGCCCGCGGTGCGGTCCCGCATCCCCGACGGTTATGCTCCGGGGCACCCTTGAAGCTCCGCACGCGGCGGTGGCTTCGCCACCGCGGAGGCGCACCATGGAACAGGATCAAGCCGCGAGACGGATCGCCGGCAAAGCGTTCGTCCTCGGCGACGACATCGACACCGACCAGATCATCCCCGCGGAGTACCTCGCGTACAACCCCAGCGATCCCGAGGAGCGGAAGTTCTTCGGGATGTACGCGAACGTCGGCGTGCCCAAGGGCCAGTCGGGCTTGCCCGGCGGGAACCTCCGCTTCGTCCCCGAGGGCGAGTTCCACAGCGCGTACAAGATCGTGATCGGCGGGAAGAACTTCGGGTGCGGCTCCTCGCGGGAGCACGCGCCGCTCGCGCTGGCCGAGGCGGGCGTCGAGGTCGTCGTGGCCGAGTTCTACGCCCGGATCTTCTTCCGCAACAGCGTCAACGGGGGCTACCTGCTGCCCATGGAGGCAACGGAACGCCTCTGCGACGGCGCGGTCGAGACCGGCGACGAGTGCGAGGTGGACCTCGACGCCGCCACCCTCACCAACCGCCGCACCGGCAAGCGCTACGCGCTCAACCCGCTGGGCGACGTGCAGCCGATCGTCGACGCCGGCGGCGTCTTCGCCTACGCCCGGCAAGAAGGAATGCTCAGCTGAACGCGGCGGCCGGCGTGCTCGGGGACCTGATCGCCGCGGGCATTCCGGCGGAGGCCGACGCCCCCCTCGGTGCCCGCACGTGGTACCGCTGCGGCGGGCGGGCCGAGCTGCTCGTGAAGCCGCGGACCGTGGACGAAGCGGCGGAGATCCGGCGGCGGTCCGCGGATTCGGGCACGCCCTTCCGCGTGCTCGGCGGGGGGGCGAACCTGCTCGTGCCCGAGGGCGTGGTGCCGGGGATCACGGCGCGGCTGGCGGGCCCGGCGTTCGAGGGTGTCCGGCTGGAGGCGCAGCGGCTGGAGGCGGGGGCCGGCGTGGACCTGTACGCGCTCGTCACCGCCGCCACCCGCGCCGGCCTCGCCGGGCTCGCCCGCGTGGCGGGGGTGCCCGGCACCGTCGGCGGCGGCATCGCCATGAACGCCGGCGGCGCCCACGGCGCCCTCGGCGACCGCCTCGCCTCGGCGACGCTGCTCGACGCGGCGGGGCGGCTGGAGCGGGTGCCCCCGTCGGCGCTGCGCCTGGGCTACCGGACCAGCGAGCTCGGCGGGCGGCTCGTCGTCGCCGCGGCCTTCCTTCTGGAGCCGGAGGACCCGGCGTCGATCCGGGCCCGCGTCCGCGAGCGGCTGGCGCTGAAGAAGGCCGAGCAGCCGCTCGCCGCGAAGAGCGCCGGCTGCGCGTTCCGGAACCCCTCGGGCGCGTCGGCTTCGGTCGGCGATCCACAAGATCCGGGCAGTTGGGCGGCGGGCAAGCTGATCGACGCCGCGGGCTGCAAGGGGCTGCGGATCGGGTCCGCCCGGGTCAGCGAGCGTCACGCGAACTTCGTCACGGTCGATGCGGGCGGCCGGGCCGCCGACGTGCTGGCGGTGATGGACGAAGCGGCCCGCCGGGTGGCGGACCGCTTCGGCGTCGCCCTGGAGCGCGAGGTCGCGGTCTGGACGACCCGGCCTTCCCCGTGACCCGGGCCGCCCGCCTCCCGGCGGGTTCACCGCGGCAGCGGCAGCACGGCCGACCGCACCGCCGCGGGCGCCTCGCCCGCCGCCTCGGTCCAGTGTGCCGTGAGCCGCCCGCCCACCGCCGCCAGCAGCACGTGGCTCGGCAGGTCCGGCCCGCCGCCCGCGAACGCTGCCGGCTCCGACCAGGTCTCGCCGCGGTCCGTGGAGATGGCCGCCACGAGCGTCGTCCCTTCCGCCGCGTGGCGCGTCCACGCCGCGGCGACGACGCCGCCGCCGAGGGCGGCCATCCGCGGGTGGGTCGCCCCGTCGCCGCCGAGGCGGACCGGCGGCGACCAGCTCTCGCCGGCGTCGTCGCTGAAGGCCCGGTAAAGACCGGCCGCACCGTCTTGGCCGGTCCACACCGCGGCGAAGAGCCGGCCGCCGTCGGGCTCGGCGGCGAGGCCGGCGCCGACGTGCGGGCAGCCGTCGGAGGCCCAGCCGAAGCGGGCGACGGGGCTGCCGTCGCTCCACGTCCGGCCGCCGTCGAACGTCCGCGCGGCGGCCATGTCGCTGGGCTCGACGTCGCGGTACACGAAGACTTCCGCGCCCCCGACGGCCGCGAGGGCGTTCCAGCAGCAGGCGCAGCCGGCGGCGTCCACGACGACGGGCTCGGACCACGACGACGCGTCGGGATCGAACCGGGCCGAACGCATCGAGCGGGCGTCGTCGCTCGCGTCGATCCACACGAGGGTGAAGCCGCCGCCCGGGCTCGCCTGCAGCGCGGGGAAGCGGGCGCCGTGCGCTCCCGCCGGGTCGTCCGCCGGGAAGGGCGCGGGGTCGCCGGCGGGCGACCACGTCCGGCCGCCGTCGCGTGAGACCGCGGAGCCCAGCGGGCCCGATCCCCAGACGCCGGTGCCGCGGCCGGGCCAGACCGCCAGCAGCGTGTCGCCGGCCGCGGCGATCGCCGCGTCCTCGCCGCGCGAGACCTTCTTGATCGGTGGGCCGGCCGGATCGCCCTTGACCGCGACGGGCGGAGACCACGCGGCGCCGCCGTCGGCCGAGCGGTCGTACGCGAGGCTCATCGTCTTGCCGTCGGCGTTGGCGTGGCCGACGAGCCGGTGCAGGACGCCGCCGTCGGCGACGACGGCGAGGCTGGCGGCGGGCGCCGGGCGGGTGCCCCCGGCCGCCGGCCCGCAGCCGCCGAGCGGGAACACGGCGGCCAGCGCCGCGGCGGCGAGCACCTTCAGCAGATGAGGCGTCAGTGCAGGTCCCACAGGCCGTCCTTGTAAGCGGGGTCGCGGCGGTCGAACACGTTGTTGCCGGTCCACACGCCGACGGGGCCGGCATAGAACGGCGGCTCCATGCGGCGCGTGTCGGCGTGGCCGTCGAGCCAGGCGACGCTCGCCCGCTCGCCGTGCCGGGCGTTGGGCCGGCACTCGAAGCTGCCGGCGTCGGGCCGCCCCTTCCAGCTCGGCGGCCAGAGGTGCGTCGCGTCGCGGGGCTGGCCGAGGTCGTTGATCCCGCCGTCGGCGAGGCCGACCGTGTCGGAGGGGGCGCGGACCTGGTGGATCCGCTTTCGGTTGAGGTTCGTGTTGAAGCCGTAGCTCGCCTCCAGCACGACCCGCCGGCTCGGATCGAGAGGATCCGGCCGGGTGGGGTTGGCGTTCTCGGGGCAGTTCCAGACGTCCGCGTCGCGGTGCTCGGCGTTGGTCGCGGTCTGCTCCAGGTAGGGGACGAGCAGCATCTTGCGGTCGGTGCCGGGGCTCCAGGAGACCCACCGGCCGCCGTGGTCGTCGGCGAACATCAGGGCGGCTTGGCCGATGCTCCGCGCGTTGGCGAGGCAGGCGACGCCGCGGCCGGCGCCCCGGGCGGCCCCGAGCGTGGGGAGGAGGATGCCCACGAGCAGGGCGATGATCGAGATCACCACCAGCAGCTCGACGAGCGTGAAGCCCCGCGGGGCGGGGGAGGCGCCGGCGCGGCGCAAAATCGAAGAAGGCAAGAGAATCCTTCCGGCCGGGCGGCCGAACGGGGGGAGCGCGAGCGGCCGGCGGCCGCGCGTCGCGCAGGGGAAGAGACGCCGACGCGGACCCGGAGGCCCGCGCGCAGCGCCGTCGCGGTTCAGCCCGCGGCCGGCGGCGCCCGCCCGGCGAGCCGCCGCAGCGGCGCGGGCTCGGCGGGGCGGTGGGCGTCGTCGCGCTGCGCCGCGAGCCAGTCCAGGCGCTCGCTCGACGCGATCAGCACCAGGCCCGGCGCGGGCAGGTCGAGCGTGCCGCTGAAGTGGCAGATCGGGCAGGAAGAGCCCGGTTCCGCGGGGCCGCCGGGTGCGGGCGTTCGGCCGGGGTTCTCGCCGCCGGGCAGCACCAGCACGCAAAGCGGGCAGAGCACCTCGCCGCCGGGGGAGGCGGCGGCCGTGCCGCCGAGGCGGGCCGACCAGGCGTCGCGGTCGTGCATCGGGATCACCGCGCAGAACAGCACCCCGAGCCAGGCGCACGTCGCACAGGTGAAGAGGCGTTGCAGCATCGGGAGCCGGCGGGGCCGGCGGGAGACGTTACCCGCGGGTCAGCCGCGTGGCGGCGCGGCGCCGAGCCGGTCGGCGTCGGTCGGGTTCGGGCGCGGGCTCAAGCCTGCACGAAAGCCGGACCCGAGGCGTCGTACCCGTCGGCGGGGTGCAGCCGCATGCCCGGCGTCCGCGGGTCGCCGCCGAGGGCCGGATCGTCCGTGTCCCGCATCCAGCCGTCCAGCCGCGCCCGCATCTCGGCGAGCTCGCGGGCGTAGCGCGGATCCGCGGCGACGTTGCACGCCTCCGAAGGATCAAGAAACAGGTCGAAGAGCTGCTCGTCGGGGCGGGGCCCGTCGAGCACGCCCGCCGCGTGCAGCCGCGTCTTGCTCGGGCCGTTGTCGATGTTCGGGAGCACGGCGTGCGGCGGACGATGCGCGTCCAGCCGGCGGATGTAGCTGTGCCGGGCGGTGCGGACGCTCCGCATCGGCTCGTGCGCCGCGTGGTCGTTCACCTCCGCGAAGACGGCGTCGCGGACGGCGGCGGGGTTCTGCGGATCGTCCAACGCCGGGCGGAGGGTTCTGCCCTGGGCCCAGGCGGGCGTGTCGATGCCCGCCGCCTCGCACACCGTCGGCAGCAGGTCGACGTGGCTCACCAGCGAGTCGACCACGACGCCCTCGGGCAGGCCCGCGCCGGCCATCAGCAGCAGCACGCCGGTGCCGTGGTGGGTGAGGTTGCACTTCATGTGCGGGAACGCAAGGCCGTGGTCGGTGGTGACGAAGACCAGCGTGTTCTCCTGGAGGCCCGCGGCGTCGAGCGCGTCGAGGATGGCGCCGTGGTAGCGGTCGAGCCGGGCGACCGCGGCGGCGAAGTCGGCGAAGTCGGCGCGGGTGGCGGGGGTGTCGGGCAGCGGCGCGGGGACGCGGGCGTAGCGTGAATCGCCGGCCGGCGAGCCGCCCGCGTTGTGCCACTGCTCGTCGGCCGGGCCCGCCCCGGGCTTCGGCGTGCGGTGCGTCGCGAAGAAGCCCACGTCCAGCAGGAAGGGCTTGCCCGCGGCGGCGCCGCCCGCGCGGTCGCCTCCGCTGCGCCGACGCAGGAACCCCGCCGCCACCTCCACCGTCGCCTCGTCAAGCCCCGCCCAGTCGTGCGGATCCACCCCGCGTCGCTTTCGGAACAGCTCGTCCGTGTACCCGAGGTCGCGCATCGACGCCCCGTCCTCCAGCGTGTGGACGTGCTGCAGGCCGGCGAGGACCGTCTCGTACCCCGCGTCCCGCAGCACCGCCGGCATCGTCCGCTCCGGCTGCTCCAGCCGCCCGCCGCGGTGCGTGAGGCCCATCATCCCGTTGCTGTGGGCGTAACGGCCCGAGAGCAGGCAAGCCCGGCTCGGCGAGCACGTCGGGTTGTTGCAGAAGGCCTGCCGGTAGGTGACGCCCCGCTCGGCGAAACGCTGGAGATTCGGCGTGTCGACCGCGAAGCCGTAGGGGCTGGCGTGCCGGCCGGTGTCGTGGCTGTGCAGGTAGAGGACGTTCGGGCGCGTCATGGGCGGCATTCTGGCGTGCGGCGGAGGGCCGGCGACGGGCGCCCCCCCCGCCCCCGACCCCGGTGTCGATCCGCGTTCATCTGTGGCTGGTCCCTCGCCCCTGGCGGTGACGCGCTTCGGGACAGTCTCCAGGCCCGCGCGGCCGCGTGCCCGGCCGCGGGGCGAGGCTTAGCGTCCGCCCGCGCATGCGACGGCGAAACCCTCCATCACCGCCTTGGGCGGCGGCCGCGGCGGCGGTGGCCGGCGTGCTCGCGGTGGCGGGGGTCCTGCTCCGGGACCGCTTGGCGGAGCCCGGCGGCGCGGCGTTTTTCGGGGGCCTCGCGGCAACCGGGCTCGCGTTGCTGATCCCCGGCGTGCTGCTGGCGCCGCGCCGGCCCGCGGCGGGTCGCCTCCGGCGGGGCATGGCCCGCCTGTCGGACTTCTGGCTCGTGGCGGTGCCCGGCCTGCTGGTGCTGCACCTGCACCTGCTCGCCGTGACGGGGCGGCCGACCTGGTTCTACGCGTGGCTCCTCGTGGACCGCACCGCCCACGCCTGGGCGGGCCCGGAAGGCCTCACGCCCAACCTCGGGCTCTTCCTGCCGGTCGCCGCGTCGATGGGGCTGGCGATGGTCGCGGTCCGGCTCGCGGTGGGGCGGCTGCGGGGGCGCCGCCTGCCGGGCCGGGTGTACGCCTTGCTGCTGGCGGGCGGCGCCGCGGTGGCGTTGCACCCCGCCGGCTGGGCTTCGGCTCCCGGCGGGAGCCCCGGCGGCTGGGAGCGGGCGCTGCCGGAGGTGACCGGGCCCACGGGGGAGGCCACGCGGGACACCGTGCTGATCGTGCTCGAGTCGCTGCGGGCGGACGTGCTCGAGCCCCGAACGATGCCCCGCGCGTCGGCGCTGGCCGAGGGCGGCCTGGTGCTCGGGCGGCACCACGCCGGGGCGAACAGCTCGCTGCTCGGGCTGCACGGCCTGCTCACCGGCCGCCCGGCGGCACACGCCGAGGCCGACCTCGCCGCCGGCGTGATGCCGCCGCTGCTCGCCGCCGCGCGCCGAGCGGGTTACCGCACCGCGTGGTTCGACGGCGGCCACGAGGCGGCGGGAGCGGGCGGCTTCGGCCGGCTCGCCGGCCCGGCGTTCTTCGACCGCCACCACGCCGGCGCGAACGACGACTGGGCCGCGGGCGACGCCTGGGCGCTCGACCGCCTCGCCGACACCCTGGCCGAGCCAAACCGCCCGCCGGTGTTCGCCGTCGTCTTCCTCGTGGCCACGCATTTCAACTACCCGCCACCGCCGGCCGACGAACGCCGCTTCGCGCCCGCCGCCGGCGACGGCGGCCTGCTCGTGCCGCGGCCGCCGACCGGTCCCTTCCGCACGCCGGTCGTCAACCGGTACCGCAACGCCGTGCACGCCGCCGACGCGCGGCTCGGCCGCTTCCTCGACCGGATCGACCTCGACGCCACCCGCATCGCCCTCACCGGCGATCACGGGCAGAGCCTCTACGACGACGGGACGATCGGCCACTGGAGCCGGCTCAGCGACGCGCAGACGCGCGTTCCCTTCTTCCTGACCGGGCCGGGCGTGCCCGCCGGCCGGATCGACGCCACCACCGCCCACGCGGACGCCGCGGCCCTGCTGCTGCGGGTCCTGGTGGGCGCGCCGATCGATCTCGCGCCTCCCGAGCGGCCGACGCTGCTCGTGCAGTCCAATCCGGTCCGCGGCACGGAGGACTGGGTCGTCCTGGAGGGTGGCCGCCGCACCGCCTGGCTCCGCCGCGGCGACGCCTTCCGCCTCCTGGGTCCGATCGACACGCTCGGCCGGCTGCGACCGACGCCACCGCCCGGCGACACCCGCGTCACGCGGAGCGGCTGACCTCGGAGCGATCCAGCCCGCAGCGCCCGCCTCCGACCCTCAGCCGGCGCGAGCCGGGGCACCGGAGGGTTCCTCACTTCGCCTCGAGCCAGTCCGCGCCCACGCTCGCCTCCACTTCCAGCGGGCAGCGGAGCGTCATTGCAGAGGACATCACCTCCCGCATCACGCCGGCGAGCTCGTCGGCCCGGCCGGCGGGGGCCTCGGCGACGAGCTCGTCGTGGACCTGCAGCAGGACGCGGAGCGGGAGGTCCTCGCTGCGGATCCGCCGGTCCAGGTCCACCATCGCCGTCTTGATGAGGTCCGCGGCGGAGCCCTGCACGACGCTGTTGATCGCCAGCCGCTCGGCGAGGCTGCGCTGGTTGGGGTTGCGGCTATCGATGCCGTCGATGACGCGGCGGCGGCCGAGGATCGTGGTGACGAAGCCGCTGTCGCGCGCCTGCGTCACGCACTGCTGCAGGAACCGGTCGATGCCGGCGTAGCGGGCCTTGTACGCGTCGATGAGCTCGGCGGCGCCGGCGTTGTCGAGGCCCTCGATCCGGCGGGCGAGGCCGAAGGCGGTGACGCCGTAGACGATGCCGAAGTTGATCGTCTTGGCGGCGTTCCGCTGCTCTTTCGTGACGCCGGCCTCGGCCACCTTGAAGACCTCGGCGGCGACCGCGGTGTGCACGTCGCGGTTCTCGGCGAAGGCTTCCAGCAGCGCTTCGTCTTCGGAGAGGTGCGCCAGCACGCGGAGCTCCACCTGGCTGTAGTCGGCGGCGATGAGCTTCATCCCCTCGGGCGCGACGAAGGCCGAGCGGATCTGCTTGCCCGTCTCGGTGCGGATCGGGATGTTCTGCAGGTTCGGGTCGCTGCTGGAGAGCCGGCCGGTGGCGGCGCCGGTGGGGTTGAAGGAGCAGTGGACGCGGGAGTCGCCGAGCTGCTGCGCGGCCGCCTGCAGCTGGGCGAAGTAGGTGCCGGTGAGCTTGCTGAGCATCCGGTACTCGAGCATTCCGGCGGGGAGGCCGTGGGCGGCGGTCGGGACGTTCGGCAGCGCCCCGTCGGCGGCGAGCCCGCTGAGCTTCTCGAGCACCTCGGCGTCGGTCGAGTAGCCGGTCTTGGTCTTCTTCTGCACGGGGAAGCCGAGGCGGTCGAAGAGCAGGGCGCCCAGCTGCTTCGGGCTGTCGAGGCTCGGCGGCTCCTCGCCCTCGGGCGTGGGCGAGGCTCCCTCGACGGCCGCCTCCATCTCCGCCTTCAGCTCGTCGGCCCGCTCCGCGAGGCGGGCCCGCTGCTCCTCCAGGCGGTCGGGATCGACGAGGATGCCGGCCCGCTCCATCTCGAAGAGGATCGGGACCAGCGGCATCTCGACGTTCCTCGCCAGCTCCAGCACGCCGTTCTCCGCGCAACGCTTCTCCAGCAGGTTGCAAAGCCTCAGCGTGACGTCGGCGTCTTCGGCGGCGTAGGCGGTGACCCGAGCGAGGTCGCACGCGGCGATGGACTTCTGGGGCGGGTCGGCCTTCTTCCGCGGCTTCTCGCCGATGACCGCGGCGATGGGGATGCAGCGGTGGTCCAGCTCGGCGAGCGCGAGCGCGTCCATCCCCAGCCCCGGGGCGTTGCACAGGAAGGCGGCGACCATGCTGTCGAAGACCGGGCCTTGCACCTCGACGCCGCCGTGGGCGAGCACGTGCAGGTCGTACTTGAAGTTCTGGCCGAGCTTGGCGACGGACGCGTCTTCGAGGAGCGGGCGGAGCAACTCGATCACCTCGGCTTCGCCGAGGTGCGTGTCGGGTTCTGGCGAGAGGACGGGGATGTACACCGCCTCGCCCTCCTTCCAGCTCATCGAGACGCCCGCCAGGCCGGTGTGGTGGC from Phycisphaera mikurensis NBRC 102666 carries:
- the bamA gene encoding outer membrane protein assembly factor BamA — translated: MNPTARAQRPDTPGGRAAGPGRRSGRLAGSLTLCLTLLAASPAPAGFAQEAADAWTDRAVVEVGFAGLETVSETLASNAVRMSPGDPYDAARVNDDIDRLTRLGRFRKVFAEVEPVAGGVRLVYRVEEQPLLEGVEIRGNKAVDDLTLRSAVTLRAGDPADEFLVERAVRQIGELYRKRGFFVADVSVDREALRRDRTLVLTIREGPKLRVHGIAFEGNEVFSDDELRKEVKQPTRIPVLRQGNLDRDLVELDAARVREYLRDRGHLDAQVGSRIDVSPDQQRAVVTFLVEEGARYTVKSVRFVPAGGAGAASPLLIPEEQLLLAMSLKPGSVFSVKKSVESGAAIEALYGRLGHLDAEARVERRFDPQRPEVALEVGVDPGEPAVVGKVDVRGNNLTRTRVVLRETRGLTPGRRFDAVGLEETRRRLSESALFAQPTVTILGEPGDAVRDVLIEVQERNTGSIAFGANVSSDLGLGGAIDLTQRNFDITDTPASLGDFVTGQSFRGAGQTFNLTASPGARNSSYAVSWRDPAFLESDFSLSLSAFFNDRDRREFDERRGGGSVGVGRRFGDVWSGAVVGRYNSIRIADIEEDAPVDVFAVEGDNDLTSLGLSFTRSTADSFFTPSRGSRTEFGVDQVGALGGSFEFTRLSAGFTKFWTVDQDYLDRRTIVSFGVDAGYILQENEAPVFERFYAGGRSFRGFDFRGIGPRGVRNDTGQVGDDAVGGRFSLLTTLQYEFPLVDRYLRGVVFTDQGTIDTSVDLGRWRVSVGAGIRMAIPFLSQAPFAIDFAVPLLDEEGDEDELISFTLDIPFQ
- a CDS encoding 3-isopropylmalate dehydratase small subunit; this encodes MEQDQAARRIAGKAFVLGDDIDTDQIIPAEYLAYNPSDPEERKFFGMYANVGVPKGQSGLPGGNLRFVPEGEFHSAYKIVIGGKNFGCGSSREHAPLALAEAGVEVVVAEFYARIFFRNSVNGGYLLPMEATERLCDGAVETGDECEVDLDAATLTNRRTGKRYALNPLGDVQPIVDAGGVFAYARQEGMLS
- the murB gene encoding UDP-N-acetylmuramate dehydrogenase, yielding MLGDLIAAGIPAEADAPLGARTWYRCGGRAELLVKPRTVDEAAEIRRRSADSGTPFRVLGGGANLLVPEGVVPGITARLAGPAFEGVRLEAQRLEAGAGVDLYALVTAATRAGLAGLARVAGVPGTVGGGIAMNAGGAHGALGDRLASATLLDAAGRLERVPPSALRLGYRTSELGGRLVVAAAFLLEPEDPASIRARVRERLALKKAEQPLAAKSAGCAFRNPSGASASVGDPQDPGSWAAGKLIDAAGCKGLRIGSARVSERHANFVTVDAGGRAADVLAVMDEAARRVADRFGVALEREVAVWTTRPSP
- a CDS encoding sialidase family protein, giving the protein MGPALTPHLLKVLAAAALAAVFPLGGCGPAAGGTRPAPAASLAVVADGGVLHRLVGHANADGKTMSLAYDRSADGGAAWSPPVAVKGDPAGPPIKKVSRGEDAAIAAAGDTLLAVWPGRGTGVWGSGPLGSAVSRDGGRTWSPAGDPAPFPADDPAGAHGARFPALQASPGGGFTLVWIDASDDARSMRSARFDPDASSWSEPVVVDAAGCACCWNALAAVGGAEVFVYRDVEPSDMAAARTFDGGRTWSDGSPVARFGWASDGCPHVGAGLAAEPDGGRLFAAVWTGQDGAAGLYRAFSDDAGESWSPPVRLGGDGATHPRMAALGGGVVAAAWTRHAAEGTTLVAAISTDRGETWSEPAAFAGGGPDLPSHVLLAAVGGRLTAHWTEAAGEAPAAVRSAVLPLPR
- a CDS encoding type II secretion system protein; translated protein: MPSSILRRAGASPAPRGFTLVELLVVISIIALLVGILLPTLGAARGAGRGVACLANARSIGQAALMFADDHGGRWVSWSPGTDRKMLLVPYLEQTATNAEHRDADVWNCPENANPTRPDPLDPSRRVVLEASYGFNTNLNRKRIHQVRAPSDTVGLADGGINDLGQPRDATHLWPPSWKGRPDAGSFECRPNARHGERASVAWLDGHADTRRMEPPFYAGPVGVWTGNNVFDRRDPAYKDGLWDLH
- a CDS encoding sulfatase family protein, whose translation is MTRPNVLYLHSHDTGRHASPYGFAVDTPNLQRFAERGVTYRQAFCNNPTCSPSRACLLSGRYAHSNGMMGLTHRGGRLEQPERTMPAVLRDAGYETVLAGLQHVHTLEDGASMRDLGYTDELFRKRRGVDPHDWAGLDEATVEVAAGFLRRRSGGDRAGGAAAGKPFLLDVGFFATHRTPKPGAGPADEQWHNAGGSPAGDSRYARVPAPLPDTPATRADFADFAAAVARLDRYHGAILDALDAAGLQENTLVFVTTDHGLAFPHMKCNLTHHGTGVLLLMAGAGLPEGVVVDSLVSHVDLLPTVCEAAGIDTPAWAQGRTLRPALDDPQNPAAVRDAVFAEVNDHAAHEPMRSVRTARHSYIRRLDAHRPPHAVLPNIDNGPSKTRLHAAGVLDGPRPDEQLFDLFLDPSEACNVAADPRYARELAEMRARLDGWMRDTDDPALGGDPRTPGMRLHPADGYDASGPAFVQA
- a CDS encoding sulfatase-like hydrolase/transferase, producing MRRRNPPSPPWAAAAAAVAGVLAVAGVLLRDRLAEPGGAAFFGGLAATGLALLIPGVLLAPRRPAAGRLRRGMARLSDFWLVAVPGLLVLHLHLLAVTGRPTWFYAWLLVDRTAHAWAGPEGLTPNLGLFLPVAASMGLAMVAVRLAVGRLRGRRLPGRVYALLLAGGAAVALHPAGWASAPGGSPGGWERALPEVTGPTGEATRDTVLIVLESLRADVLEPRTMPRASALAEGGLVLGRHHAGANSSLLGLHGLLTGRPAAHAEADLAAGVMPPLLAAARRAGYRTAWFDGGHEAAGAGGFGRLAGPAFFDRHHAGANDDWAAGDAWALDRLADTLAEPNRPPVFAVVFLVATHFNYPPPPADERRFAPAAGDGGLLVPRPPTGPFRTPVVNRYRNAVHAADARLGRFLDRIDLDATRIALTGDHGQSLYDDGTIGHWSRLSDAQTRVPFFLTGPGVPAGRIDATTAHADAAALLLRVLVGAPIDLAPPERPTLLVQSNPVRGTEDWVVLEGGRRTAWLRRGDAFRLLGPIDTLGRLRPTPPPGDTRVTRSG